In Jeotgalibaca arthritidis, a single genomic region encodes these proteins:
- a CDS encoding AraC family transcriptional regulator, translated as MDTQNYEKIYIDENQGFFLFSFQAKDINRIIPMHFHKEIEVLYCISGKMKIWVEGKIIILQPGQFFVINSLVPHSTQSYEQGEFVVFYFHSKLFLDKEARINVWEQKEKQDIYQQEIKLIQQIFASTQKEDSYIVFHQRSLLNEFIYILLKEFSTNEVLDQRTKNRNKKIKDIIHLMQENYASQLTLEELAHLSGYTATYLSRMIKESTGQTFSEYKKSLCLEHAINMIENTELTLEIIAQKSGFANEKSLRTAFKEAMLMTPREYIKKIKNDRNTIKKQLF; from the coding sequence GTGGATACACAAAATTATGAAAAGATATACATCGATGAAAATCAGGGGTTTTTCTTATTTAGTTTTCAAGCCAAGGATATTAATCGAATTATACCGATGCACTTTCACAAAGAGATAGAAGTACTGTATTGTATTTCCGGAAAAATGAAGATTTGGGTGGAAGGGAAGATCATCATTTTACAGCCAGGACAGTTTTTTGTCATTAACAGCTTGGTTCCTCATTCCACACAAAGTTATGAGCAGGGCGAATTTGTCGTATTCTACTTCCATTCGAAACTTTTTTTAGATAAGGAAGCTCGAATAAATGTATGGGAACAAAAAGAGAAGCAAGACATTTATCAGCAAGAAATCAAATTAATCCAACAAATTTTTGCCTCTACACAAAAAGAAGATTCATATATCGTGTTTCATCAACGAAGTCTGTTGAATGAATTTATCTATATTCTGCTAAAGGAATTCTCGACAAATGAAGTTCTTGATCAACGAACTAAAAATCGTAATAAAAAAATCAAAGATATCATTCATTTAATGCAAGAAAACTATGCAAGCCAACTCACTTTAGAAGAATTAGCCCATCTATCGGGATATACAGCGACGTATCTTTCTCGAATGATAAAAGAAAGTACAGGACAAACATTCTCAGAGTATAAAAAAAGTCTCTGTTTGGAACATGCGATCAATATGATTGAAAATACTGAATTGACATTGGAAATCATTGCACAAAAATCAGGATTTGCTAATGAAAAATCTTTGCGCACCGCATTTAAAGAAGCCATGCTTATGACACCAAGAGAATATATAAAAAAGATAAAAAATGACCGAAATACCATAAAAAAGCAACTGTTTTAG
- a CDS encoding glycoside hydrolase family 3 N-terminal domain-containing protein, translating to MNKEKLDRLFSTLSFEEKVGQMIQLTGDFFNIDERIMETGPLKKLGLHDNFEPFNVGSVLNVTDSKNVVELQTEYLKRAKHRIPLLFMADVIYGYKSIFPIPLAQTCSWNFDLIEKSAQVIAKECYDAGIHVTFSPMVDVARDARWGRVMESPGEDVLLAKKYAEHMVRGIQGNREMIGENHIAACVKHFAAYGAPTAGREYNSVDLSMTSLRNTYLPSYKTAMDAGVKLVMTAFNTLNGIPCTGNEWLNKELLRDEYGFEGVLISDYAAIEELKYHGYTANNQESAQKAIQSTVDIDMKTAIYANELKTLTEENPLLLQLVDEAAYRVLTLKNDLGLFEDPYRGMKREAEAETSSFPREHVEAMEELARESIVLLKNDDQLPLKKKKIALIGPYSKEKSVLGFWAITGDEEDAYSLYDGLTEFSDEENLGWDIDVALGTPLIQEKDFYQFGKYADRFVEETQSQEQLLTEALEVANASDIVLLALGESAYQSGEGGSRVNPSLPEHQIALLKELKKTGKPIILIVFSGRPLILDKVVDEVEAIIYAWFPGTMSGKVLAEILSGKVNPSARLSMTFPRAVGQIPIYYSELSTGRPHERIEPYHRFASRYLDESNSPLFPFGFGLSYSQVAYTEMKAKEEDDKQYVTIQVTNTGVYPTKEVVQLYVQDNAASVVRPVKELRAFEKISLNPGETSEVAFELTDDLFSFIDNEGNEIVEEGEFTLFIGQHALDDHFQLTVQR from the coding sequence ATGAACAAAGAAAAACTAGACCGATTATTCTCAACACTTTCTTTTGAAGAAAAAGTAGGTCAAATGATTCAGCTAACAGGAGATTTCTTTAATATTGACGAAAGAATAATGGAAACGGGACCATTAAAGAAACTAGGATTACACGATAATTTTGAACCGTTTAATGTAGGGTCAGTTCTGAATGTAACCGATTCTAAAAATGTGGTGGAGCTTCAAACTGAATACTTAAAACGAGCCAAACATCGTATTCCGTTATTATTCATGGCAGATGTTATTTATGGCTATAAAAGTATTTTCCCCATTCCGCTAGCACAAACATGTAGTTGGAACTTTGATTTAATTGAAAAAAGTGCACAAGTGATAGCAAAGGAATGTTATGATGCGGGCATTCATGTTACTTTTTCTCCAATGGTGGATGTCGCAAGAGACGCACGTTGGGGACGAGTGATGGAGTCTCCTGGAGAAGATGTTTTATTGGCAAAGAAATATGCAGAGCATATGGTTCGCGGTATACAAGGAAACAGGGAAATGATTGGGGAAAATCATATTGCGGCTTGCGTGAAGCATTTTGCAGCATACGGTGCCCCGACAGCAGGAAGAGAATACAACAGTGTCGACTTATCTATGACATCTTTGAGAAATACTTACCTGCCTAGCTATAAAACAGCAATGGATGCCGGTGTAAAGCTTGTTATGACAGCCTTTAATACCTTAAATGGGATTCCTTGTACCGGAAATGAATGGTTAAACAAAGAACTTTTAAGAGATGAATACGGTTTTGAAGGTGTTTTGATTTCAGATTATGCGGCGATAGAAGAATTGAAATACCATGGCTACACAGCAAATAATCAGGAGTCAGCTCAGAAAGCAATTCAGAGTACCGTAGATATTGATATGAAAACGGCTATTTATGCGAATGAGTTGAAGACGCTAACAGAAGAGAATCCTCTGCTTCTACAATTGGTCGATGAAGCAGCTTACCGTGTGTTGACATTGAAAAATGATTTAGGATTATTTGAAGATCCTTATCGTGGTATGAAACGAGAAGCAGAAGCAGAAACTTCTTCTTTCCCAAGAGAACATGTAGAAGCGATGGAGGAATTGGCAAGAGAGTCGATTGTCTTATTGAAAAATGACGATCAATTACCATTGAAGAAAAAGAAAATTGCTTTGATTGGTCCTTATAGCAAAGAGAAGTCGGTTCTTGGCTTCTGGGCAATCACCGGTGACGAAGAAGATGCCTATTCATTATATGATGGACTGACAGAATTCTCAGACGAAGAAAATCTTGGTTGGGATATTGATGTAGCATTAGGTACCCCTTTGATTCAAGAAAAAGATTTTTATCAGTTTGGGAAATATGCGGATCGTTTTGTGGAAGAGACTCAAAGCCAAGAACAATTGTTGACAGAAGCTCTGGAAGTAGCAAATGCTTCGGACATAGTGTTATTAGCATTAGGTGAGTCTGCCTATCAAAGCGGTGAAGGCGGTTCTCGCGTAAACCCATCACTGCCTGAACATCAAATCGCTTTACTGAAGGAATTAAAGAAAACAGGGAAACCGATTATTCTAATTGTTTTCTCTGGTCGGCCTTTAATTTTAGACAAGGTAGTTGATGAGGTAGAAGCGATTATATACGCTTGGTTCCCTGGGACGATGTCTGGAAAAGTCTTGGCGGAAATCCTATCGGGAAAAGTGAATCCCTCAGCTCGTCTATCGATGACTTTCCCAAGAGCGGTCGGTCAAATTCCGATTTACTATAGTGAGCTTAGTACGGGACGGCCTCATGAGCGCATTGAGCCCTACCATCGCTTTGCATCTCGTTATTTGGATGAAAGCAACAGTCCACTATTTCCATTTGGTTTTGGCCTATCTTATAGTCAAGTGGCGTATACGGAAATGAAGGCTAAGGAAGAAGATGATAAACAGTATGTAACGATTCAAGTCACGAATACGGGTGTCTACCCAACTAAAGAAGTTGTCCAATTATACGTACAAGATAATGCAGCTTCGGTTGTACGGCCAGTGAAAGAATTGAGAGCCTTTGAAAAAATATCTTTAAATCCTGGGGAGACGAGTGAGGTTGCTTTTGAATTAACAGATGACTTATTTTCTTTTATTGATAACGAAGGCAATGAAATCGTAGAAGAAGGAGAATTCACCTTATTTATTGGACAACATGCGCTCGATGATCATTTCCAATTAACCGTGCAGCGGTAA
- a CDS encoding serine hydrolase, with translation MRKQFIIKKLNEKQKKLQFSGNVRVIQNSDSFTCNFGYANLPEKLENKAHTRFGIASGSKIFTAISICQLVEQD, from the coding sequence ATGCGCAAACAATTTATTATTAAAAAGTTAAATGAAAAACAAAAAAAATTACAATTCTCTGGCAATGTCAGAGTCATCCAAAATAGTGACAGTTTCACTTGCAACTTTGGTTATGCTAATTTGCCAGAAAAACTCGAAAATAAAGCACATACTCGTTTTGGGATTGCTTCTGGAAGCAAAATATTTACTGCAATCTCCATTTGCCAATTAGTGGAACAAGACTGA
- a CDS encoding sucrose-specific PTS transporter subunit IIBC, giving the protein MAEKEYLNIARDVIDAVGGQDNISSMAHCATRLRLVVKDRDKIQDEKVENIDKAKGFFFTSGQYQIIFGTGIVNRVYEAMEEVGVSATTKEGLKEQAADKEGSSLKRLIRVFGDVFVPIIPALVATGLFMGLRGLLTQPQMLGLFGMTPDSISSNFIMVTQILTDTAFAFLPVLVCWSAFRVFGGSPLLGILLGLMLVSPSLPTSWDVAQGTGDPLLFFGFIKVAGYQGSVLPAFIMGFLGANIEKKVRKVVPPALDLILTPFISLLAMLLLALFLVGPVFHEAEMLLLHAVEWILNLPFGLGGLIYGGLNQIIVVTGLHHALNLIEIQLLAETGWNPVNMISTASIVAQAGAAFAVGLKSKKTKVKAVAFPSTFSALLGITEPAMFGVNLRYGKPFIMGLLGGAVGGFLASIFNMQATGMSITAIPGLLLYLNNQFFMYILISVISFFVAFGLTWMFGYNDGMLEK; this is encoded by the coding sequence ATGGCTGAAAAAGAATATTTAAATATAGCAAGAGATGTTATTGACGCAGTAGGTGGGCAAGACAATATTAGTTCAATGGCACACTGCGCAACTCGTTTACGCTTAGTGGTGAAAGACCGTGACAAAATTCAAGACGAAAAAGTGGAGAATATAGACAAGGCGAAGGGCTTTTTCTTCACCTCAGGACAATACCAAATTATTTTTGGAACAGGAATTGTTAACCGTGTATATGAAGCGATGGAAGAAGTCGGTGTTTCTGCAACCACAAAAGAAGGCTTAAAAGAACAAGCTGCTGATAAAGAAGGCAGTTCTTTGAAACGATTGATACGTGTCTTTGGTGATGTGTTTGTACCTATCATTCCTGCTTTAGTTGCGACTGGTTTGTTCATGGGATTACGGGGATTATTAACACAGCCACAAATGTTAGGTTTATTTGGGATGACGCCAGATAGCATTTCGTCTAATTTCATTATGGTGACTCAGATTCTAACAGATACAGCCTTTGCTTTCTTACCAGTTTTGGTTTGTTGGTCTGCATTCCGAGTCTTTGGCGGAAGCCCGCTATTAGGGATTTTACTCGGATTAATGCTTGTTAGTCCTTCACTTCCAACCTCTTGGGATGTCGCTCAAGGAACAGGAGATCCATTGTTATTTTTCGGATTTATTAAAGTTGCTGGCTATCAAGGGTCAGTCTTACCAGCATTTATTATGGGATTCTTAGGTGCCAATATTGAAAAAAAAGTTCGGAAAGTTGTCCCTCCAGCATTAGATTTAATTTTAACACCATTTATTAGCTTATTAGCGATGTTGTTATTAGCATTATTCCTCGTTGGCCCAGTGTTCCACGAAGCTGAAATGTTATTGCTACACGCTGTAGAATGGATTTTGAACTTACCATTTGGTTTAGGTGGATTGATTTACGGAGGTCTGAACCAGATTATCGTTGTCACCGGCTTGCACCATGCGTTAAATTTAATTGAGATTCAATTATTAGCAGAAACAGGCTGGAATCCAGTAAATATGATAAGCACTGCCTCAATTGTGGCGCAAGCAGGTGCAGCCTTTGCAGTAGGGCTAAAAAGTAAAAAAACAAAAGTCAAGGCAGTTGCGTTTCCTTCAACTTTCTCAGCCTTATTAGGAATCACTGAACCAGCCATGTTTGGTGTGAACTTGCGTTATGGTAAACCATTTATCATGGGGTTACTCGGTGGAGCAGTTGGTGGATTCTTAGCAAGTATTTTTAACATGCAAGCAACTGGGATGTCTATTACAGCAATTCCGGGACTTTTACTGTATTTAAATAATCAATTCTTTATGTATATTTTGATCAGTGTCATTAGTTTTTTTGTCGCTTTCGGGTTGACATGGATGTTTGGATACAATGATGGCATGTTAGAAAAATAA